A single region of the Desulfocurvibacter africanus subsp. africanus DSM 2603 genome encodes:
- the selA gene encoding L-seryl-tRNA(Sec) selenium transferase, with translation MPNLFRLLPPVDQALHRLAGEPELAAMPRPLLRDLVNKFLDLCREEIKAGVIASEEQLVSDTFFRRMTCFVRSQSRPHFRRVLNATGVVIHTNLGRSLLAESAIEAVTEACRNYSNLEFNLDTGKRGSRYSHVEELLCRLTGAEAALVVNNNASAVLLCLETLAKGRETIVSRGQLVEIGGSFRIPDVMARSGSILVEVGATNRTHPRDYENAINENTALLLRVHTSNYRMIGFTLETTAEELVEIGRRRNIPVMEDLGSGCFFDLRPMGFQFEPMVQDVVASGADVVTFSGDKVLGGPQAGIIVGRREYIEKIKRNPINRAMRIDKMTLAALEATLRLYLDPELARREIPTIAMITAEPDELKKKAQALARLLKRELSGRLDIATRPGVSRVGGGSFPERDLPTTVVTVKPTSGGAQALETLKYNLRTAEPPLIGYIEEDAFCLDPRTLRNDEFRLVSASLAQALDMAGDGSACHN, from the coding sequence GTGCCCAATCTTTTTCGACTGCTGCCTCCGGTGGATCAGGCCCTGCATCGTTTGGCCGGTGAACCGGAACTGGCCGCCATGCCCCGGCCGCTGTTGCGCGACCTTGTGAACAAGTTCCTGGATCTGTGCCGCGAGGAGATCAAGGCCGGCGTCATCGCCTCGGAAGAGCAGCTTGTGTCCGATACGTTCTTCCGGCGCATGACCTGCTTCGTGCGCTCGCAGTCCCGGCCCCATTTCCGGCGCGTGCTCAACGCGACAGGCGTGGTCATCCACACCAATCTCGGGCGCTCGCTGCTGGCCGAGTCGGCCATCGAGGCCGTGACCGAGGCCTGCCGCAACTATTCGAACCTTGAGTTCAATCTGGATACGGGCAAGCGCGGCAGCCGCTACAGCCATGTGGAAGAGCTGCTGTGCCGCCTTACCGGGGCCGAAGCTGCCCTGGTGGTCAACAACAACGCTTCGGCGGTGCTGCTCTGCCTGGAGACGCTGGCCAAAGGCCGGGAGACCATCGTTTCCCGTGGACAGCTGGTGGAGATCGGCGGCTCGTTCCGCATCCCGGACGTCATGGCCCGCTCGGGCTCCATCCTGGTGGAGGTCGGGGCCACCAACCGCACCCATCCGCGCGACTATGAGAACGCCATCAACGAGAATACGGCCCTGCTGCTGCGGGTGCACACCTCCAACTACCGCATGATCGGTTTCACCCTCGAGACCACGGCGGAGGAGTTGGTGGAAATCGGCCGTCGCCGGAACATTCCGGTAATGGAGGACTTGGGCTCGGGTTGCTTCTTCGACCTGCGGCCCATGGGCTTTCAGTTCGAGCCCATGGTCCAGGACGTGGTGGCCTCGGGCGCGGACGTGGTGACCTTCAGCGGCGACAAGGTCCTGGGCGGACCCCAGGCCGGCATCATCGTGGGCCGGCGCGAATACATCGAGAAGATCAAGCGCAACCCCATCAACCGGGCCATGCGCATCGACAAGATGACCCTGGCCGCGTTGGAGGCCACGCTGCGCCTCTATCTGGATCCGGAGCTGGCCCGGCGCGAGATTCCGACCATCGCCATGATCACGGCCGAGCCGGACGAATTGAAGAAAAAGGCCCAGGCCCTGGCCCGGCTGCTCAAACGCGAATTATCCGGCCGTTTGGACATCGCCACGCGGCCCGGCGTGTCCCGCGTGGGCGGCGGCTCCTTCCCGGAGCGCGACCTGCCCACCACCGTGGTGACCGTGAAGCCCACGTCCGGCGGCGCCCAAGCCCTGGAGACCCTAAAGTACAATCTGCGCACCGCCGAGCCGCCACTCATCGGCTACATCGAGGAAGACGCCTTTTGCCTCGACCCGCGCACCCTGAGAAACGACGAATTCCGCCTCGTCTCCGCGTCCCTGGCCCAGGCCCTGGACATGGCGGGAGACGGGAGCGCCTGCCATAACTGA
- the selB gene encoding selenocysteine-specific translation elongation factor, whose translation MPIIMGTAGHIDHGKTSLVRALTGIDCDRLEEEKRRGITIELGFAYLDLPGIDRLGIVDVPGHERFVKNMVAGAAGIDFVMLVIAADEGVMPQTREHLEICSLLGTDTGLVALTKVDMVDEEMLELVQEDISEFLQGTFLEGAPVMPVSSHTGQGMDALKAKLAEIATSFKPRRRTDLFRLPIDRIFSMKGYGTVITGTLIAGAVGVGQDVLVYPQQKPTKVRTIQVHGRAAEKALAGQRTAVNLAGVEVEELERGQVLAVPGSLFPSLTWDIELTLLKSASKPLKHRKEVHFHHGSREVLARVYLLDRDQLMPGETCACQVRFEEPLVGVYGDRVVLRSYSPLRTIGGGKLINPLGRKVKRRSEQVQVLYSLAGGEPEALALGQLRLAGPEGLSFAQLVTMTNLESKALEKMLGQLGGQQKAFLFDKDARVYVSGALLDELCASAAAFTTEYHRKNPLKPGLSRSELASDWGKGLPAKLFHFVVERLLKRGELIADQEVLRLPGHKVSLASDEAKMRGSILAAYEQGGITPPNLKDVLDPLGVDFKQAAPVFKLLQDQGELLKIKEDMYFSRSAMEKLKGMIVGFFEKQEEMGPPDFKELTSLSRKYAIPVLEYLDKEKITVRVGDKRRLRKR comes from the coding sequence ATGCCAATTATCATGGGTACCGCCGGGCATATCGACCACGGCAAGACGAGCCTCGTGCGCGCGCTCACGGGCATCGACTGCGACCGGCTGGAGGAGGAGAAGCGCCGGGGCATTACCATCGAGCTCGGCTTCGCCTACCTGGACCTGCCGGGCATTGACCGTCTGGGTATCGTGGACGTGCCGGGCCATGAACGCTTCGTGAAAAACATGGTCGCGGGCGCGGCGGGCATCGACTTCGTCATGCTGGTCATCGCCGCGGACGAGGGCGTCATGCCTCAGACCCGCGAGCATCTGGAAATCTGCTCCCTTTTGGGCACGGACACGGGCCTGGTGGCTCTGACCAAGGTGGACATGGTGGACGAGGAAATGCTGGAGCTGGTCCAGGAGGACATCAGCGAGTTCCTGCAGGGCACCTTCCTCGAAGGCGCGCCGGTCATGCCTGTGTCCTCGCACACGGGCCAGGGCATGGACGCGCTCAAGGCCAAGCTGGCCGAGATCGCCACGAGCTTCAAGCCCAGGCGGCGCACGGACCTCTTCCGCCTGCCCATTGACCGCATCTTCTCCATGAAGGGCTACGGCACGGTCATCACCGGCACGCTTATCGCCGGCGCGGTCGGCGTGGGTCAGGATGTGCTGGTTTATCCGCAGCAGAAGCCCACCAAGGTGCGCACCATCCAGGTCCATGGCCGCGCGGCCGAAAAGGCCCTGGCCGGGCAGCGCACGGCCGTGAACCTGGCCGGCGTGGAAGTGGAGGAGTTGGAGCGCGGGCAGGTGCTGGCCGTGCCGGGCTCGCTTTTTCCGTCCCTGACTTGGGACATCGAGTTGACCTTGCTCAAGAGCGCGTCCAAGCCGCTCAAGCACCGCAAGGAAGTGCACTTCCATCACGGCAGCCGCGAAGTGCTCGCGCGCGTCTACCTGCTGGACCGCGACCAGCTCATGCCGGGCGAGACCTGCGCCTGCCAGGTGCGCTTCGAGGAACCGCTCGTGGGCGTATATGGCGACCGCGTGGTGCTGCGCTCCTATTCGCCCCTGCGCACCATCGGCGGCGGCAAGCTCATCAACCCCCTGGGCCGCAAGGTCAAGCGCCGCTCGGAGCAGGTGCAGGTGCTGTACTCGCTTGCGGGCGGCGAGCCCGAGGCGCTGGCCTTGGGCCAACTGCGTCTGGCCGGACCAGAGGGCCTGAGCTTCGCACAGCTCGTGACCATGACCAACCTGGAGAGCAAGGCCCTGGAGAAGATGCTGGGGCAGCTCGGCGGCCAGCAGAAGGCCTTCCTGTTCGACAAGGATGCGCGCGTGTACGTTTCCGGCGCGCTGCTGGACGAGCTTTGCGCTTCGGCCGCGGCCTTCACGACTGAGTACCACCGCAAGAATCCCCTCAAGCCGGGCTTGTCACGAAGTGAGCTGGCTTCGGATTGGGGCAAGGGGCTTCCTGCCAAGCTGTTCCACTTCGTTGTGGAACGGCTTTTGAAGAGAGGAGAGCTGATCGCTGATCAGGAAGTGTTGCGCCTGCCTGGCCACAAGGTTTCACTCGCCTCGGACGAGGCGAAAATGAGGGGCTCCATCCTCGCGGCTTACGAGCAGGGCGGCATTACGCCACCCAACCTCAAGGACGTGCTCGATCCACTCGGGGTGGATTTCAAGCAGGCCGCGCCGGTGTTCAAGCTCCTGCAGGATCAAGGCGAATTGCTGAAGATCAAGGAAGACATGTATTTCAGCCGTTCGGCCATGGAGAAGCTCAAGGGCATGATCGTGGGTTTCTTCGAGAAGCAGGAAGAGATGGGTCCTCCTGATTTCAAGGAACTCACGAGCCTGTCGCGCAAGTACGCCATCCCCGTGCTGGAGTACCTGGACAAGGAAAAGATCACCGTGCGCGTGGGCGACAAGCGCCGCTTGCGCAAGAGATAG
- a CDS encoding tetratricopeptide repeat protein — protein sequence MNRLLRVKNFAGVLALLDTRIDRHGCSRLNLIRAETLHQLGRSDEAYAECQRIAKVHDADPDVWALLGWLEMAAGRSSMALSLFKRALRVDPGHVMSLVNSAYLSRSQACHAHDGPSEVLGRRVCIATSIPPKHTEITRACVSTWLSAGFEVLSVNPAEELPLLEPRFPEVRFVAAPRDGREHFGKPLVYIEDMLKALEETGADVLGIVNADIAFCRGGDFLGFVIRQAEGGMLFGPRVDIARPDAQAAGLYHCGFDYFFFDREAVPDLADSGFCIGVPWWDIFFPYAFLLQGLPVRMNLSPVAYHLAHDVNWSVRDFNRMGLRFAQMTSGLFGVQDPAAVMAKCTASTLNTFIHSQARSACEVLFKRCASVYYDDSLFTEVMAPVDAGRHLDYMRTLLWLKSGQPSPYERIMGGRA from the coding sequence TTGAACAGGCTGCTGCGTGTAAAGAATTTTGCAGGTGTCTTGGCCTTGCTGGATACCAGGATAGACAGGCACGGCTGCTCCAGGCTGAACCTCATCCGGGCCGAGACGCTCCACCAACTCGGTCGCTCGGACGAGGCTTATGCCGAGTGCCAGAGGATCGCCAAGGTCCATGATGCCGACCCCGACGTATGGGCGCTGTTGGGATGGCTGGAGATGGCCGCAGGGCGTTCCTCCATGGCGCTCAGTCTCTTCAAGCGAGCCCTGCGCGTGGATCCGGGTCACGTCATGAGTCTGGTTAACAGCGCCTACTTGTCGCGTTCCCAGGCTTGCCATGCTCATGACGGTCCGTCCGAAGTCTTGGGCAGGCGCGTGTGCATCGCCACGAGCATTCCGCCCAAGCACACGGAGATTACTAGAGCCTGCGTGTCCACCTGGCTTTCCGCTGGTTTCGAAGTGCTCTCCGTGAACCCCGCCGAGGAGCTTCCGCTCCTGGAGCCGCGGTTCCCTGAAGTGCGCTTCGTGGCGGCCCCGCGAGACGGCCGCGAGCATTTCGGCAAGCCTCTGGTCTACATCGAGGACATGCTCAAGGCGCTCGAGGAGACCGGCGCCGATGTGTTGGGCATTGTCAACGCCGACATCGCCTTTTGCCGTGGCGGCGACTTCCTGGGCTTCGTAATTCGCCAGGCCGAAGGCGGCATGCTTTTCGGGCCCAGAGTGGACATCGCCAGACCTGATGCACAGGCTGCCGGCCTGTACCATTGTGGTTTCGACTATTTCTTTTTTGACCGCGAGGCCGTGCCGGACCTTGCTGACTCGGGGTTTTGCATCGGCGTGCCCTGGTGGGACATCTTTTTCCCGTACGCCTTTCTGCTGCAGGGCCTGCCAGTGCGCATGAATCTCTCGCCCGTGGCCTACCATCTCGCCCATGACGTGAACTGGTCGGTCAGGGACTTCAATCGCATGGGGCTGCGCTTCGCCCAGATGACCAGTGGCTTGTTTGGCGTGCAGGATCCCGCCGCTGTCATGGCCAAATGCACAGCTTCGACCTTGAATACGTTCATCCACAGCCAGGCCCGCTCGGCCTGCGAGGTGCTGTTCAAGCGTTGCGCGAGTGTCTACTACGACGACTCGCTGTTCACCGAGGTCATGGCTCCAGTGGACGCCGGCAGGCACCTGGATTACATGCGCACTCTACTCTGGCTGAAAAGCGGGCAGCCATCGCCTTACGAGCGGATCATGGGCGGCAGGGCGTGA
- a CDS encoding bile acid:sodium symporter family protein, with product MLASVAVAIERLFLPIALLFSAVALWRPEAFTWIAPHIPVGLGIIMFGMGLTQDVGDFTAAARQWKAVTLGAFLQFSIMPLMALTLAWLLRLPPEAALGLVIVGACPGGTASNVIVYLGRGNVPLSVLMTTVSTLLAPLATPGIVWLLLGERIDVPLASMVRSVASIVLFPVLAGLFVRSRGRTLARHALERVVRVFPAISILTISAIIACVIGLNRTTLLGFPALVILAVLLHNGLGFGLGYFGGRLAGLSVRDARTMGVEVGMQNSGLGVTLAMRYFGAAVALPGAIFSLAQNLTGIVWIKFWKAIPRQDKPA from the coding sequence ATGTTAGCATCCGTGGCGGTCGCCATCGAACGTCTGTTTCTGCCCATCGCCCTGCTCTTCTCGGCCGTGGCCCTCTGGAGGCCCGAGGCCTTCACCTGGATCGCGCCGCATATTCCCGTAGGCCTGGGCATCATCATGTTCGGCATGGGCCTGACCCAGGACGTGGGCGACTTCACGGCAGCGGCCCGGCAATGGAAGGCCGTAACTCTTGGCGCGTTTCTCCAATTCAGCATCATGCCCCTTATGGCCCTGACCTTGGCTTGGCTTTTGCGGCTGCCGCCCGAGGCGGCTCTGGGGCTGGTCATCGTGGGAGCCTGCCCCGGCGGCACGGCCTCCAACGTCATCGTGTATCTGGGCCGGGGCAACGTGCCCCTGTCCGTGCTCATGACTACGGTCTCCACACTGCTGGCGCCGCTGGCCACGCCCGGCATCGTCTGGCTGCTCCTGGGCGAGCGAATCGACGTGCCGCTGGCGTCCATGGTGCGCTCCGTGGCCAGCATCGTGCTTTTCCCGGTCCTGGCCGGCCTGTTCGTGCGCAGCCGGGGCAGAACCCTGGCCAGGCATGCCCTGGAGCGGGTCGTGCGCGTGTTCCCCGCGATTTCCATCCTGACCATTTCGGCCATCATCGCATGCGTCATCGGCCTCAACCGCACCACGTTGCTTGGTTTTCCGGCGCTGGTCATACTGGCAGTGCTCCTGCACAACGGTCTGGGCTTTGGTTTGGGCTACTTCGGAGGGCGGTTGGCGGGTCTGTCCGTGCGCGACGCGCGCACCATGGGCGTGGAGGTGGGCATGCAGAACTCCGGGCTGGGCGTGACCCTGGCCATGCGCTATTTCGGAGCGGCCGTTGCTCTGCCCGGCGCGATATTCTCCCTGGCGCAGAACCTGACAGGCATCGTTTGGATCAAGTTCTGGAAGGCCATTCCACGACAGGATAAACCCGCGTAA
- a CDS encoding aminopeptidase, with protein sequence MTKKKNAVPAGLESEPKSCWEIYDTPAHEKAMEKLARSYVDFLSRCKTERESVEYVVERLKQAGFKPDLSEAACYRVKRDKTIFIARKGKRPLSDGFRFLGAHADTPRLDLKQHPLYQEAEVGLAKTHYYGGIRKHQWLARPLALHGVAVKKNGQAVTIVIGEDPNDPVLTIADLLPHLAYKQVEQKLSDAFEAEKLNVIFGHSPAENSDEENGNGTGKKRIKRRMLEILDERYGLVEDDLYSAEMHIVPAGPARFVGLDRALIGGYGHDDRVCLFAALEAFLRADQPEYTQVVVFWDKEEIGSEGSTGAKSKFFEYCLMDMLEAWEPKTKLHHVMELSKAVSADVHGALDPDFQELHDKLNAALLGYGPCFCKFTGHRGKVGANDAHPEYVAWLRNVLDEAGVPWQMAELGRVDLGGGGTVAKYLAEYGMDIIDFGTPVLSMHSPFEIISKVDLYATTLAYEAFLKK encoded by the coding sequence GTGACCAAAAAGAAGAATGCCGTCCCGGCCGGTCTCGAGTCCGAGCCCAAGAGCTGCTGGGAAATCTACGATACCCCGGCCCACGAAAAGGCCATGGAAAAGCTGGCCCGATCCTACGTGGACTTCCTGTCCCGCTGCAAGACCGAGCGCGAGAGCGTCGAGTACGTGGTGGAGCGCCTCAAGCAGGCCGGTTTCAAGCCCGACCTGAGCGAGGCTGCCTGCTACCGCGTCAAGCGCGACAAAACCATCTTCATCGCCCGCAAGGGCAAGCGGCCGCTGTCCGATGGCTTCCGCTTCCTGGGCGCGCACGCCGACACCCCGCGCCTGGATCTCAAGCAGCATCCGCTCTACCAGGAGGCCGAGGTGGGCCTGGCCAAGACCCACTATTACGGCGGCATCCGCAAGCACCAGTGGCTGGCGCGGCCTCTGGCCCTGCACGGCGTGGCCGTGAAGAAGAACGGCCAGGCCGTGACCATAGTCATCGGCGAGGACCCGAACGATCCGGTATTGACCATTGCCGACCTGCTGCCGCACCTGGCCTACAAGCAGGTGGAGCAGAAGCTTTCCGACGCCTTCGAGGCCGAGAAGCTCAACGTCATCTTCGGCCATTCGCCCGCCGAGAACAGCGACGAGGAAAATGGCAACGGCACCGGCAAGAAGCGCATCAAGCGCCGCATGCTGGAAATCCTCGACGAGCGCTACGGCTTGGTGGAGGACGACCTGTACAGCGCCGAAATGCACATTGTGCCGGCCGGTCCGGCGCGTTTCGTGGGGCTGGACCGCGCGCTCATCGGTGGCTACGGCCACGACGACCGCGTATGCCTGTTTGCGGCTCTGGAGGCCTTCTTGCGCGCCGACCAGCCCGAGTACACCCAGGTCGTGGTCTTCTGGGACAAGGAGGAGATCGGCTCCGAAGGCTCCACAGGCGCCAAGTCCAAGTTCTTCGAGTACTGCCTCATGGATATGCTCGAAGCCTGGGAACCCAAGACCAAGCTGCACCACGTAATGGAACTGTCCAAGGCCGTGTCCGCCGACGTGCATGGAGCCCTGGACCCGGACTTCCAGGAACTGCACGACAAGCTCAACGCCGCGTTGCTGGGCTACGGCCCCTGCTTCTGCAAGTTCACCGGCCATCGCGGCAAGGTCGGCGCCAACGACGCGCACCCCGAGTACGTGGCCTGGCTGCGCAACGTGCTGGACGAGGCCGGCGTGCCCTGGCAGATGGCTGAACTGGGCAGGGTGGACTTGGGCGGCGGCGGCACCGTGGCCAAGTATCTGGCCGAGTACGGCATGGACATTATCGACTTCGGCACGCCCGTGCTGTCCATGCACAGCCCCTTCGAGATCATCAGCAAGGTCGACCTGTACGCCACGACGCTGGCGTATGAAGCGTTTTTGAAGAAGTAG
- a CDS encoding DNA internalization-related competence protein ComEC/Rec2: MPRTDPITTRRSTAPPLLPWQVHLLAVVLGILAYRHSLAAGICAGLLYVGVALVRGRWSAPLPFLLAFALGLLLAWWRMPTAPLVEPEWMLAGEKVRIAGRVLSVEAREDQRLQIVLDRVRCTRPTGAFQDLPGRLVWTWQYPGAWPGPGQEVSFTAKVWPARSFANPGTWDTRFYWARQGVFHRAYTRGQDGGRGADVRLAGEASWSWQTRFALRERLLELTELLEGSQGRALLMALIMGDRFLLDRATREDMADASLAHTLALSGLHLGIVAGMGWLAAWIAGHARPSIHLRLPRPRLAVLLGLPPVLLYLWLGGATPSLLRAAVMYASWGLLLWLGRGRVLLDGLFLALALILAWNPLMAFDLGLQMSAVAVAGMALTLPRFFSWAEALADSGAYIPSPLSKAVRFLAKSAAVTVAANLALLPIVLANFGQIGVGLYWNLLWVPLLGLLIMPLGFCGMLLALLPALGPVAAQCFSLDAAILEALTDLLTAAKHWGLTPVLTASIPLWPQMAGYWLLLAYMFVRRGLTPERERVLVLLVFVLLAGPTLWQNLQPVRSLRMTMLDVGQGQCILLETPQGRRYLIDGGGTSGSGFDVGEAVVAKVLARNAPAALDGIILSHADTDHARGLIHIVRNFRVGFFASNGDWGDSAHAAQLREALADKGVEQRQWRAGQAYRIGQDVVLEALHPMPDQGDNLERNDASLALRLVWRGKGMALISGDLHQSGLKILLARGADLRCEALILPHHGSDSSLSPELYQRASPRLVLASSGYLNRWGFPGPKVRKALAESSLPLWTTADCGAMTLSWDDPAEKARLETYLACQPASSQP; encoded by the coding sequence ATGCCCAGAACCGATCCCATTACAACCCGGCGCTCCACGGCCCCGCCTCTGCTGCCCTGGCAGGTGCATCTGTTGGCGGTGGTGCTGGGCATATTGGCCTACCGCCACTCGCTGGCTGCCGGAATCTGTGCCGGGTTGCTCTATGTGGGCGTTGCGCTCGTGCGGGGCAGGTGGTCGGCGCCGCTCCCGTTCTTGCTGGCGTTCGCGCTGGGGCTGCTGCTGGCCTGGTGGCGCATGCCGACCGCACCTCTGGTGGAGCCGGAGTGGATGCTGGCGGGCGAGAAGGTGCGCATCGCGGGTCGGGTGCTCTCGGTGGAGGCTCGCGAGGACCAGCGTCTACAGATTGTCCTGGATCGGGTGCGCTGCACTCGGCCCACCGGAGCGTTTCAGGATTTGCCCGGTCGGCTCGTATGGACCTGGCAGTATCCCGGCGCGTGGCCGGGGCCGGGCCAGGAGGTGTCATTCACGGCCAAGGTCTGGCCCGCGCGCAGCTTCGCCAACCCCGGAACCTGGGACACCCGCTTCTACTGGGCCAGACAGGGCGTCTTCCACCGCGCCTATACGCGCGGGCAGGATGGAGGCCGAGGCGCCGATGTGCGTCTGGCTGGCGAAGCGAGTTGGTCATGGCAGACACGGTTTGCACTGCGCGAGCGGCTGCTGGAACTGACGGAGCTCCTGGAGGGCTCGCAAGGCAGGGCCCTGCTCATGGCCCTGATCATGGGTGATCGTTTTCTTTTGGACCGCGCCACGCGCGAGGACATGGCCGATGCTTCCCTGGCGCATACCCTGGCCTTGTCCGGCCTGCACCTGGGCATCGTGGCCGGCATGGGCTGGCTTGCAGCTTGGATCGCGGGCCATGCCAGGCCAAGTATCCACCTGCGCCTGCCGCGGCCCAGACTGGCGGTGCTTCTGGGGCTGCCGCCGGTGCTCCTTTACCTGTGGCTCGGCGGGGCCACTCCGTCGCTGCTGCGTGCCGCGGTCATGTACGCATCCTGGGGCCTGCTCCTGTGGCTTGGGCGCGGGCGGGTGCTTCTGGACGGCCTATTTCTGGCACTGGCTCTCATTCTGGCCTGGAACCCGCTCATGGCCTTCGACCTGGGTCTGCAGATGTCGGCCGTGGCCGTGGCAGGCATGGCTCTGACCTTGCCGCGTTTTTTCTCCTGGGCCGAGGCCCTGGCCGACTCCGGGGCGTACATCCCGAGTCCGCTGAGCAAGGCCGTGCGGTTCCTGGCCAAGTCCGCGGCCGTGACCGTCGCGGCCAACCTGGCGCTGCTGCCCATCGTGCTGGCCAATTTCGGGCAGATCGGCGTCGGTCTGTACTGGAACCTGCTCTGGGTGCCGCTGCTCGGCCTGCTCATCATGCCTCTGGGCTTTTGCGGCATGTTGCTGGCCTTGCTTCCCGCGCTTGGGCCTGTCGCGGCCCAGTGCTTTAGCCTGGACGCAGCCATCCTGGAAGCGCTTACGGACTTGCTGACAGCGGCCAAGCATTGGGGCCTGACGCCCGTGCTCACGGCCAGCATTCCCCTCTGGCCTCAGATGGCCGGATATTGGCTGCTGCTGGCTTACATGTTCGTTCGCAGGGGACTGACTCCCGAGCGAGAGCGAGTTCTTGTGCTGCTGGTCTTTGTTCTGTTGGCCGGCCCGACTTTGTGGCAGAACCTACAGCCTGTCAGATCCTTGCGAATGACTATGTTGGATGTGGGACAGGGCCAGTGCATCCTGCTGGAGACGCCCCAGGGCAGGCGCTACCTCATTGACGGCGGCGGGACATCCGGGTCGGGTTTCGATGTGGGTGAGGCCGTGGTGGCCAAGGTCCTGGCCAGGAATGCTCCGGCTGCCCTGGACGGCATCATCCTGAGCCATGCCGATACCGACCATGCCCGCGGACTGATCCATATCGTGCGCAACTTCCGGGTGGGCTTCTTCGCCAGCAACGGGGATTGGGGCGATTCGGCCCATGCCGCGCAGCTTCGGGAAGCGCTGGCGGACAAGGGCGTGGAGCAGCGCCAGTGGCGTGCGGGGCAGGCCTACCGCATCGGGCAGGATGTCGTTCTGGAAGCGTTGCATCCCATGCCGGACCAGGGTGACAACCTGGAGCGTAACGACGCATCATTGGCCTTGCGCCTCGTCTGGCGCGGCAAGGGAATGGCCCTCATCTCTGGCGACCTGCACCAGTCTGGCCTCAAAATCCTGTTGGCGCGCGGTGCGGATTTGCGTTGCGAGGCATTGATCCTGCCACACCACGGCAGTGATTCGAGTCTGAGTCCTGAGTTGTACCAGAGGGCATCGCCCAGGCTGGTTCTGGCCTCCTCGGGCTACCTCAACCGCTGGGGCTTCCCAGGACCCAAGGTGCGCAAGGCGCTGGCTGAAAGCAGCCTGCCGCTTTGGACTACCGCGGATTGCGGAGCCATGACGCTGAGCTGGGACGATCCGGCCGAGAAAGCCCGGTTGGAGACCTACCTGGCTTGTCAGCCGGCCTCTTCGCAGCCTTGA
- the murA gene encoding UDP-N-acetylglucosamine 1-carboxyvinyltransferase — protein MDKLIIRGGKPLHGTIRVSGSKNAALPILMACILPKGRIELTNVPRLADIRTTLKLLNILGCQTWFQDGTVTVQCDELNSHAPYELVKTMRASVLCLGPLLALLGEARVALPGGCAIGSRPVDLHLKGLEKMGAKFELAEGYINGTTNGLKGARIALDMPTVGGTEHLMMAAALADGETILENAAREPEVVDLANFLNACGARVTGHGTSVVRIQGVSRLKGCSYTVMPDRIEAGTYLAAAPITGGELRLENCPAAALDAVIMKMREMGVSIEPDGDAVIVKRDGELRCVDVSTTYYPGFPTDMQAQIMALMCLGKGAGMVEENIFENRFMHVMELARMGADIKLKGRTALVRGVDRLVGAPVMASDLRASASLVLAGLAAQGTTEVQRIYHLDRGYERIEEKLRAVGADIERAKE, from the coding sequence ATGGATAAATTGATCATTCGGGGCGGCAAGCCGTTGCATGGAACTATCCGCGTAAGCGGGTCCAAGAACGCGGCCCTGCCCATTCTCATGGCCTGCATTCTGCCCAAGGGCCGGATTGAGCTGACCAACGTGCCCAGGCTGGCCGATATTCGCACCACGCTCAAGCTCCTGAACATCCTGGGCTGCCAGACCTGGTTCCAGGACGGCACGGTCACCGTGCAGTGCGACGAGCTCAATTCGCACGCGCCGTATGAGCTGGTCAAGACCATGCGCGCCTCGGTGCTCTGCCTGGGGCCGCTTCTGGCCCTGTTGGGCGAGGCGCGAGTGGCCCTGCCGGGCGGTTGCGCCATCGGCTCGCGCCCCGTGGATCTGCACCTTAAGGGTCTGGAGAAGATGGGCGCCAAGTTCGAGCTGGCCGAGGGCTACATCAACGGCACGACCAACGGCCTCAAGGGCGCGCGGATTGCTTTGGACATGCCCACCGTGGGCGGCACCGAGCATCTCATGATGGCCGCGGCTCTGGCCGATGGCGAAACAATCCTCGAAAACGCGGCCCGCGAGCCCGAAGTAGTGGACCTGGCCAATTTCCTCAACGCCTGCGGAGCGCGCGTCACCGGCCACGGAACGAGCGTGGTGCGCATCCAGGGCGTGAGCAGGCTCAAGGGCTGCTCATACACGGTCATGCCCGACCGCATAGAGGCCGGCACGTATTTGGCCGCCGCGCCCATTACCGGCGGTGAGTTGCGCCTGGAAAATTGCCCGGCCGCCGCGCTGGACGCCGTGATCATGAAGATGCGCGAGATGGGCGTTTCCATCGAGCCGGACGGCGACGCCGTGATCGTGAAGCGCGACGGCGAACTGCGCTGCGTGGATGTGTCCACCACGTACTATCCCGGCTTCCCCACGGACATGCAGGCCCAGATCATGGCCCTCATGTGCCTGGGCAAGGGTGCGGGCATGGTGGAGGAGAACATCTTCGAGAACCGCTTCATGCACGTCATGGAGCTTGCGCGCATGGGCGCGGACATCAAGCTCAAGGGCCGCACGGCCTTGGTGCGCGGAGTGGACAGGCTCGTGGGCGCTCCGGTCATGGCCTCGGACCTGCGCGCCAGCGCCTCTCTCGTGCTGGCCGGCCTGGCCGCGCAGGGCACTACTGAGGTGCAGCGCATCTATCATCTGGACCGCGGCTACGAGCGGATCGAGGAAAAGCTGCGCGCCGTTGGAGCAGATATCGAGCGCGCCAAGGAATAA